The DNA segment TTCTTCAGATTCGTTTCCGTATACTTCTTCGGCAACGGTGTCGCCAGTTTCACCGGAGCCGTAAACCGCCTCGGTTACCACCTCATACAGCTTCTGGTTCATTTCCAACACGAGGTTTTTCAGCATCGTTTCGTCCGGCAGGGTGGTGTTCTCTTTGTGGAGCGCCCGTTGCAGCATCAGCATCGCCTGGACGCGGGTGGCTTTGTCATTCGGGCCAAAGTGGGTGTCATCGTAACCGTTGACGATACCTGCTTGGCTTGCCTTTTCCACATAAGGTTTGCTCCAGTCATCGGGTACGTCCGTGAACTGTTTGGAAGCACCGGTGAAAGGAACCGTTTGTTCAAATGCACGAACCACGATTTTTGCAATTTCGGCGCGGGTGATATTGCGGTCAGGGGCGAATTGACCTTCCCCGATTCCATTTATCAGACCGTGGGAGCTGGCCGTCCGGATGAAGTCATAATGCCAGTGTTCCGGCTTCACGTCGGAGAATTCCTGGGGATTGGCCGCCACATCCAGATCCAAAGCCTTTACCAGGATCTTTACAAATTCGGCGCGGGTGATGTTGTTCTCCGGTTTGACAGTGACGTTGCCGGCTTCGTCCACATATCCGTTGACGAGTCCGGATTGCAGCATATCATGGATGGTTGCCGCATACTCGTGATCTTTCACATCTTCCGGCAAGTATTTTTTGATAGAGCTTGCATCAAGAGCAGGTGCTGTCTCCGCTGCGTATGCAGCGGCAGGGAAGAGCAACAGGGACACGAGGGTTATGCTGCTGACAACTTTGAGAAAAGTGTGTTTCTTCATGGTTATACCCATTCCTTTCGCTTCGCTCAAGGCACAAAACGGAATGAAATCCGTTATTCTTGAGCGATTTTTTTGTATTCTTGAGTTACAGGGATA comes from the Effusibacillus lacus genome and includes:
- a CDS encoding S-layer homology domain-containing protein produces the protein MKKHTFLKVVSSITLVSLLLFPAAAYAAETAPALDASSIKKYLPEDVKDHEYAATIHDMLQSGLVNGYVDEAGNVTVKPENNITRAEFVKILVKALDLDVAANPQEFSDVKPEHWHYDFIRTASSHGLINGIGEGQFAPDRNITRAEIAKIVVRAFEQTVPFTGASKQFTDVPDDWSKPYVEKASQAGIVNGYDDTHFGPNDKATRVQAMLMLQRALHKENTTLPDETMLKNLVLEMNQKLYEVVTEAVYGSGETGDTVAEEVYGNESEEADTNVAEAVYADYSEIKDISDEYATGFYHDVLDLSADILTELSKLGIKIEQKHVADWTLEVLWKSNRYAAVKVNGDVYDVTVTKDGQSRTHRVDASSTVFLKKMNDGSWKVYGGEVKQPLPTGHLQPGSQN